The following coding sequences are from one Lusitaniella coriacea LEGE 07157 window:
- the urtA gene encoding urea ABC transporter substrate-binding protein, with protein sequence MSEIGNSASRTTRDCAPQSETSVAVGILHSFSGTMAISEPFLRDAALMAIAEINENGGVLGQRIEPILADGASNPTIFANQAKQLLRDRAVIALFGCWTSASRKALLPILEQANVLLWYPLQYEGLEGSSNIFYTGSCPNQQIEPAVRWLLTHQRKRLYLLGSDYVFPRTVNKIIQAQLRREGGECLAEQYVPLGTDRFESILAFIRQVRPDAIISTLNGDSNIAFYQQYKAAGLKPQNIPILAMSVAEEELSRIGSAAVGHYASWGYFQSLDNERNRVFVRNFKARYGQDRVTSDPIESAYTQVYLWKQAVEKAQSFETNEVRRAAYDLTFDSPGGSVRIDANHHLWKYCRIGQILPTGQFQAIDETQDAIAPKPWLGLEDWDNPLQPTIVDLLAEVSEGIHHRCQLEENSRALKVLMVQLIRANQQLRSTQRQLTAAEQRYQQLQAKEQLLKKRLSSQIRNSLELETILAIAVEEIFSFLAIDCCQFLWYFPSRESNVLEIAACQALPLDRCRINSHAALQAIVQTLGDRLLAIDDFSLDSQLAPSSRESLQSVGLASLAVAPVRPRSGQMGFILCAQYDTPKTWNNRELKLLQAVVDQLEIAIDQAKLYEQSKTAAQVARSQAHQLGQALYDLQQTQAQLIQTEKMSALGMLVAGVAHEIKNPVGFICGNLNYAQEYARDLIELVQRYQKHYPNPPEEIQELAESVELDFLIEDFPKTLSSMDVGAQRIQNLVLSLRNFSRRDSTQMEKVDLHEGIESTLLILSHRLKGVGARSEIEVIKNYGELPLVECYPSQINQVFMNLLGNAVDVLEEMDRPGQIAINTTTSERNSQPTVTIRIRDNGNGISPEVQEQLFEPFFTTKPIGKGTGLGLAISQQIVVEKHGGHLACQSVVGEGTEFSIELAVNP encoded by the coding sequence ATGAGTGAAATCGGTAATTCTGCTTCGCGAACCACTCGCGATTGTGCGCCCCAGTCCGAGACTTCTGTTGCCGTTGGTATTCTACACTCCTTCAGTGGGACGATGGCAATTAGCGAGCCTTTCCTTAGAGATGCCGCGCTGATGGCGATCGCGGAAATCAATGAAAACGGTGGCGTTCTCGGTCAAAGGATCGAACCCATTCTCGCGGATGGAGCCTCCAACCCAACTATTTTTGCCAATCAAGCCAAACAACTCCTGCGCGATCGCGCGGTTATCGCTCTTTTCGGCTGTTGGACTTCCGCCTCGCGCAAAGCACTTCTCCCCATCCTCGAACAGGCGAATGTGCTGCTATGGTATCCCCTCCAGTACGAAGGACTCGAAGGTTCTTCTAACATTTTCTATACCGGAAGTTGCCCCAATCAACAAATCGAACCGGCAGTGCGCTGGCTATTAACCCATCAACGCAAGCGCCTCTATCTTCTCGGTTCCGATTATGTTTTTCCCCGCACGGTCAACAAAATCATTCAAGCGCAACTTCGGAGGGAGGGGGGAGAATGTCTTGCAGAACAGTACGTTCCCCTGGGAACCGATCGATTTGAATCGATTTTGGCTTTTATCCGACAGGTACGCCCCGATGCCATTATTAGTACCCTCAACGGCGATAGCAATATTGCCTTTTACCAGCAATACAAAGCTGCCGGCTTAAAGCCGCAAAACATTCCTATATTAGCCATGAGTGTGGCAGAAGAAGAATTATCTCGCATTGGCAGTGCGGCGGTGGGTCATTATGCCAGTTGGGGCTACTTCCAAAGTTTAGATAACGAGCGCAATCGAGTTTTTGTCCGAAATTTTAAGGCGCGATACGGACAGGATAGAGTGACGAGCGATCCCATCGAATCGGCTTACACTCAGGTTTATTTATGGAAGCAAGCGGTAGAAAAAGCCCAATCCTTTGAGACGAATGAAGTGCGCCGTGCGGCTTACGATTTAACCTTTGACTCCCCAGGGGGATCGGTTCGCATCGATGCCAATCACCATCTTTGGAAGTATTGCCGAATCGGACAAATTCTACCCACGGGGCAATTTCAAGCGATCGACGAGACGCAGGACGCGATCGCGCCCAAACCGTGGTTGGGACTCGAAGATTGGGACAACCCCCTACAACCGACGATTGTTGATTTGCTCGCAGAAGTCTCCGAGGGCATTCACCATCGCTGTCAGTTGGAGGAGAACTCTCGCGCGCTCAAAGTCCTGATGGTGCAGCTTATTCGTGCCAATCAACAACTGCGCAGCACCCAACGGCAACTCACCGCAGCAGAACAGCGATACCAGCAATTGCAGGCAAAAGAACAGTTACTCAAAAAGCGGCTATCGAGTCAAATTCGCAATTCTTTGGAATTGGAAACCATTCTCGCGATCGCGGTAGAAGAAATTTTTAGTTTTCTCGCCATCGACTGCTGCCAGTTTTTATGGTACTTCCCCTCAAGGGAGAGCAATGTTCTAGAAATCGCTGCCTGTCAAGCTTTGCCCCTCGATCGCTGTCGCATCAACTCCCACGCTGCTTTGCAAGCGATCGTTCAGACTCTTGGCGATCGCTTGCTTGCTATTGACGACTTTTCGCTCGATTCCCAACTCGCCCCCAGCAGTCGCGAATCTCTCCAATCGGTAGGGTTAGCCTCTCTGGCAGTTGCCCCGGTGCGCCCCCGTTCCGGTCAAATGGGGTTTATTCTCTGCGCCCAGTATGACACGCCCAAAACCTGGAATAATCGCGAACTCAAACTGCTTCAAGCTGTCGTCGATCAACTGGAGATCGCGATCGATCAAGCAAAGCTCTACGAACAAAGCAAAACCGCCGCCCAAGTCGCGCGATCCCAGGCACACCAACTCGGACAAGCTCTCTACGATCTCCAACAAACCCAAGCGCAACTGATTCAAACAGAAAAGATGTCTGCTTTAGGAATGTTGGTGGCGGGAGTGGCACACGAAATCAAAAATCCCGTCGGTTTTATCTGCGGCAATCTCAACTATGCCCAAGAATACGCCAGGGATCTGATTGAATTGGTGCAGCGCTACCAAAAGCACTATCCCAACCCGCCCGAAGAGATTCAAGAGCTTGCCGAATCCGTCGAATTGGACTTTTTAATCGAGGATTTTCCTAAAACCCTTTCTTCAATGGATGTGGGCGCTCAACGCATTCAAAATCTCGTGTTGTCCCTGCGCAATTTTTCCCGGAGAGATAGCACTCAAATGGAAAAAGTAGACCTTCACGAAGGGATTGAAAGTACGCTCCTCATTCTCAGCCATCGGTTAAAAGGCGTGGGCGCGCGATCGGAAATCGAAGTCATCAAAAATTACGGAGAGTTGCCCCTCGTCGAATGCTATCCTTCCCAAATCAATCAAGTATTCATGAACCTGCTGGGCAATGCCGTTGATGTTCTAGAGGAAATGGATCGCCCAGGACAGATCGCCATCAACACCACAACCAGCGAGCGAAATTCCCAGCCAACCGTCACCATTCGCATTCGCGATAACGGCAACGGAATCTCCCCAGAAGTGCAGGAGCAGCTTTTTGAACCTTTCTTCACCACCAAACCCATCGGCAAAGGGACGGGTTTGGGTTTGGCAATCAGCCAGCAAATCGTTGTTGAAAAACACGGGGGGCATCTCGCGTGCCAATCGGTGGTTGGCGAAGGGACGGAATTTTCTATCGAGCTAGCCGTCAACCCTTAA
- a CDS encoding response regulator, translated as MATQKILVIDDSKVIRMRVKEMLPQGNVEIIEAQDGVQGLNLIRAEQPSLIMLDFLLPKMSGWEVYQEIEKSPELHSIPLVVMSGRKEEITEKLPEPFKYFSFVGKPFEKKQLIEAIQDATKKARSRPVAATSSSGGGSQSGGDNSAMEAEIKALKQQMSKMNNEIEGLKKQLVQLVGFIKQKLK; from the coding sequence GTGGCAACTCAAAAAATCCTAGTTATTGATGACAGTAAAGTAATTAGAATGCGGGTCAAAGAAATGTTGCCCCAGGGTAATGTTGAAATTATTGAAGCGCAAGATGGCGTGCAAGGACTCAATTTAATCCGCGCCGAACAACCAAGCCTCATCATGTTGGATTTTCTGCTGCCGAAAATGAGTGGCTGGGAAGTCTACCAAGAAATTGAAAAAAGCCCAGAATTGCATTCTATCCCTCTGGTGGTGATGTCCGGTCGCAAAGAAGAGATTACCGAAAAGCTGCCAGAACCTTTTAAGTATTTTTCCTTCGTGGGTAAGCCTTTTGAGAAAAAGCAATTGATTGAGGCGATTCAGGATGCAACAAAGAAAGCCCGTTCTCGTCCAGTTGCAGCGACTTCTTCTTCTGGGGGAGGTTCTCAATCCGGGGGGGATAACTCAGCAATGGAAGCAGAAATTAAAGCCCTCAAACAGCAAATGAGCAAGATGAATAATGAAATTGAAGGGTTGAAAAAGCAATTGGTTCAGTTGGTTGGGTTTATCAAACAAAAACTGAAGTAG
- the lipA gene encoding lipoyl synthase: protein MPSYSQSSDRTWREQITAMPPWLRRPLGKASEISTVQRIIKQRNIHTICEEGRCPNRGECYAQKTATFLLMGPTCTRACGFCQVDKGHAPMPLDPQEPQKIAEAVQLLGLDYVVLTSVARDDLPDGGAGGFTATMAAIRQVRPTAQIEVLTPDFWSGKDAQSQQRERVAAVVAARPACYNHNIETVRRLQDPVRRGAKYARSLAVLQWVKELDPTIPTKSGLMLGHGETEGEIVETLRDLRAMGCDRVTLGQYMRPSFAHLPVQRYWTPEEFEKLGAIARSLGFSRVRSGPLVRSSYHAGATS from the coding sequence ATGCCTTCATACAGTCAGTCATCGGATCGCACTTGGCGCGAGCAAATTACCGCAATGCCGCCTTGGTTGCGCCGTCCTTTGGGAAAAGCCAGCGAGATATCAACGGTACAGAGGATTATCAAACAGCGCAACATTCACACCATTTGCGAGGAAGGTCGCTGTCCCAATCGCGGCGAGTGTTACGCCCAAAAAACTGCAACGTTTTTGTTGATGGGTCCCACCTGCACCCGCGCTTGTGGGTTTTGTCAGGTGGATAAGGGACACGCACCAATGCCTCTCGATCCTCAAGAACCGCAAAAAATTGCCGAGGCGGTACAGCTTCTCGGTTTGGATTATGTGGTTTTAACTTCCGTGGCGCGGGACGATTTGCCCGATGGGGGTGCGGGGGGTTTCACCGCAACGATGGCGGCGATTCGCCAGGTTCGTCCTACGGCGCAGATTGAGGTGTTAACGCCGGATTTTTGGAGTGGGAAAGACGCGCAATCTCAGCAACGGGAACGGGTGGCGGCGGTTGTGGCAGCGCGTCCGGCTTGCTATAACCACAATATTGAAACGGTACGGCGGTTGCAAGATCCGGTGCGGCGCGGGGCAAAATACGCGCGATCTTTGGCTGTTTTGCAATGGGTGAAGGAACTCGATCCGACAATTCCTACAAAATCCGGCTTAATGTTGGGTCATGGGGAAACGGAGGGGGAAATTGTAGAGACTTTGCGAGATTTACGCGCGATGGGGTGCGATCGCGTAACTTTGGGGCAATATATGCGTCCTTCTTTTGCCCATCTCCCGGTGCAGAGGTATTGGACTCCAGAGGAGTTTGAAAAGTTGGGCGCGATCGCGCGATCCTTGGGCTTTAGTCGCGTGCGTTCGGGCCCTTTGGTGCGCAGTTCCTACCATGCCGGGGCTACCAGTTAA
- a CDS encoding c-type cytochrome, which translates to MVRIVVTCAIALFAFIFSGFSHSQSAWATPVDSGVQIFQVQCAGCHAHGGNIIRRRRTLKKKALHRNGIDSPEEIALLVTNGKNNMSAFEDRLSPEEIEAVSAYVWEQAELGWR; encoded by the coding sequence ATGGTACGAATTGTTGTAACTTGCGCGATCGCGTTGTTCGCTTTCATTTTTTCCGGTTTTTCGCACAGTCAGTCCGCCTGGGCAACTCCTGTTGATTCGGGAGTCCAGATTTTTCAGGTTCAATGTGCGGGCTGTCATGCCCACGGGGGCAATATTATTCGTCGCCGCAGAACTCTCAAGAAAAAGGCACTCCATCGCAATGGCATCGATTCGCCGGAGGAAATCGCCCTTCTTGTTACCAATGGCAAAAACAATATGTCAGCGTTTGAAGATCGTTTGAGTCCGGAGGAGATTGAGGCGGTTTCGGCTTATGTTTGGGAGCAAGCAGAGTTGGGATGGCGCTAG
- a CDS encoding tetratricopeptide repeat protein: MIPVFSQEGGSPVSVKLSLCAIVKDEEDSLPQCLHSVKDVVDEMVILDTGSTDRTVEIAREFGARVYEFEWGNDFSAARNEALQNVLGEWVLVLDADEVLNGEILPQMREAMEREDCVAIALLREEVGATQSPYSLTSRLFRRHPELYFTRPYHASIDDRAIALLQKEPYWQVVSLPSVAIFHYGYQASAIAGRDKFRRAKEAMEGFLAEHPKDPYTCSKLGALYLQEGNIQEGIELLERGLQATKIESPVLFELHYHLGNGYRQSQDVNRAARHYQKALEQPIMPQLKLGAYNNLGSLLQGAGELKIAQKIYQEALKIDPTFTTGHYNLGMVLKAQGDLQGAIAAYQKAIQLNPDYAQAYQNLGVAWFKGGNVPESKKAFNRAIALYQTQNPQEAQRLIQGLKEMGLL; the protein is encoded by the coding sequence ATGATTCCAGTTTTCAGTCAAGAAGGAGGATCGCCGGTGTCCGTGAAGCTCAGTCTGTGTGCGATTGTCAAAGATGAGGAAGACTCTCTCCCTCAATGTCTGCATAGCGTTAAGGATGTTGTGGATGAGATGGTGATTTTGGACACGGGATCGACAGATCGAACGGTGGAAATTGCAAGGGAATTTGGGGCGCGGGTGTACGAGTTTGAGTGGGGAAATGACTTTTCCGCCGCGCGGAATGAGGCGTTGCAGAACGTTCTGGGGGAATGGGTTTTGGTTCTCGATGCGGACGAGGTGTTGAATGGGGAAATCCTACCGCAAATGAGAGAGGCGATGGAACGAGAAGACTGTGTGGCGATCGCGCTTCTTCGGGAGGAGGTGGGGGCAACCCAATCGCCCTATTCCCTGACCTCTCGCCTGTTTCGCCGCCATCCGGAGTTGTATTTTACTCGTCCTTATCACGCCAGCATCGACGATCGCGCGATCGCGCTGTTGCAAAAAGAACCCTATTGGCAAGTGGTTTCTCTCCCTTCTGTGGCAATTTTCCACTATGGCTATCAAGCGAGCGCGATCGCGGGACGGGACAAGTTCAGGCGTGCGAAGGAGGCAATGGAGGGGTTTTTAGCCGAACATCCCAAGGATCCCTATACGTGCAGTAAGTTGGGGGCGCTGTATTTACAAGAAGGGAATATTCAAGAAGGAATTGAACTGTTGGAAAGGGGTTTGCAAGCAACCAAGATTGAAAGTCCCGTTTTGTTCGAGCTACATTACCATCTCGGCAATGGTTATAGGCAATCTCAGGATGTCAATCGCGCCGCGCGTCACTACCAAAAGGCTCTCGAACAGCCAATTATGCCCCAACTCAAACTCGGTGCGTACAACAATTTGGGGAGTTTGCTGCAAGGCGCGGGGGAGTTGAAAATTGCCCAAAAGATTTACCAGGAAGCGTTGAAGATCGACCCCACCTTTACCACGGGTCACTATAACTTGGGAATGGTCTTGAAAGCGCAGGGAGATTTACAGGGCGCGATCGCGGCTTACCAAAAAGCGATTCAACTCAATCCCGATTACGCCCAAGCTTATCAAAATTTGGGGGTTGCTTGGTTCAAGGGTGGCAATGTCCCGGAAAGTAAGAAAGCTTTTAATCGCGCGATCGCGCTTTACCAAACCCAAAATCCCCAAGAAGCGCAACGCTTGATTCAGGGGTTAAAAGAGATGGGACTTTTATAG
- a CDS encoding GNAT family N-acetyltransferase encodes MIRPTTPDDTTALIALAQATGLFQPSQLEELGAMLANYFDDNNDRDRVWVTDNDNAPVGVAYCEMEQMTDRTWNLQLIAIRPDRQRQGRGTRLLHYIEQLLTARGGRLLLVETSGLPDFDRVRAFYRKCAYNEEARIRDFYETGDDKIVYRKVLEYPKEKVVQLG; translated from the coding sequence ATGATTCGACCGACTACGCCCGATGATACAACCGCGCTAATCGCCTTAGCCCAAGCCACTGGACTATTCCAGCCGAGCCAACTTGAGGAACTTGGTGCAATGCTGGCTAATTACTTTGATGACAATAACGACCGCGATCGCGTCTGGGTTACGGATAACGATAACGCGCCAGTGGGGGTTGCCTACTGCGAAATGGAACAGATGACCGATCGGACGTGGAATCTTCAATTGATCGCCATCCGACCCGATCGCCAGAGACAAGGGCGCGGTACGCGACTGCTGCACTACATCGAACAACTATTGACGGCGCGAGGCGGGCGATTGCTGCTGGTGGAAACGTCGGGTTTGCCAGACTTCGATCGCGTGCGGGCGTTCTACCGCAAGTGCGCTTACAACGAGGAAGCGAGAATTCGCGATTTCTACGAAACAGGCGATGACAAGATTGTTTACCGCAAGGTGTTAGAGTACCCCAAAGAAAAAGTTGTTCAATTGGGTTAG
- a CDS encoding Uma2 family endonuclease produces the protein MTIATSSPPILATEQRFVFPILMSWEQFKALDVLLGKTRSVRLAYLDGRVEIMTLSAEHETIKCLLALLLGLFFLEKDISFTPTGSATLEAAEKGTSKEPDLSYRFGEERRQKDSPDLAIEIVFTSGGLNVLEYYRRFEVSEVWFWEDGVFSLYHLQAGGYQQIEQSDLLPDLDLALLSQCLQMSEEKEALKFFRASIRN, from the coding sequence ATGACAATAGCCACTTCATCACCGCCCATTCTCGCCACAGAACAGCGATTTGTCTTCCCGATTTTGATGAGTTGGGAGCAATTTAAAGCGCTAGATGTGCTTTTGGGAAAGACTCGTAGCGTTCGATTAGCTTATCTTGACGGGCGTGTAGAAATTATGACCCTTTCTGCCGAACATGAAACGATTAAATGTTTGCTTGCGCTTCTTCTTGGTCTTTTTTTCCTCGAAAAAGATATTAGTTTTACCCCGACGGGAAGCGCAACCCTAGAAGCCGCAGAGAAGGGAACGAGCAAGGAACCCGATCTGTCTTATCGCTTTGGGGAAGAACGCAGACAAAAAGATTCGCCCGATCTTGCCATTGAGATCGTGTTTACCAGTGGCGGATTGAATGTTCTGGAGTATTATCGGCGCTTTGAGGTTTCAGAGGTTTGGTTTTGGGAGGATGGGGTATTTTCGCTCTATCACTTGCAAGCAGGAGGGTATCAACAGATCGAACAGTCCGATCTCTTGCCCGATTTGGATTTAGCGTTGCTCTCGCAATGTCTGCAAATGTCGGAAGAAAAGGAAGCGTTAAAGTTTTTTCGTGCTTCAATTCGGAATTAA
- a CDS encoding Uma2 family endonuclease, with translation MSSCTPFAILEIPPSISLDEEQFFDLCATNRNVRLERDTKTGEVLIMVPTGWESSERNSEFIVQLGNWSKRDGTGKISDSNGGYAIAGASRNPMTPDAAWISLTRLNTVPQEQRAKFLPICPDFVMELRSPSDNLKPLQEKMEEWIELGARLGWLIDPTTCTVYVYQPGQPTKRLDNATSVSGDRVLKGFVLDLTAIW, from the coding sequence ATGTCTTCCTGTACGCCCTTTGCAATTTTAGAAATCCCCCCGTCAATCTCTTTGGATGAGGAGCAATTTTTCGATTTGTGTGCGACTAACCGCAATGTGAGACTCGAACGGGATACAAAAACTGGAGAGGTTTTGATTATGGTTCCAACCGGATGGGAAAGTAGCGAACGTAATTCTGAGTTTATCGTTCAATTGGGAAACTGGTCGAAACGAGATGGGACGGGAAAGATTAGCGATTCCAATGGCGGGTACGCGATCGCGGGGGCTTCAAGAAACCCCATGACCCCAGACGCAGCCTGGATTAGCTTAACTCGCCTCAACACCGTTCCCCAAGAACAACGCGCCAAATTTTTGCCCATTTGTCCGGATTTTGTCATGGAATTGCGTTCCCCCAGCGACAATCTCAAACCCCTCCAGGAGAAAATGGAAGAGTGGATCGAATTGGGTGCGAGATTGGGATGGTTAATCGACCCCACAACCTGCACCGTGTACGTTTATCAACCGGGACAACCCACCAAACGACTCGATAATGCAACATCCGTGTCTGGCGATCGCGTTTTAAAAGGATTTGTACTGGATTTAACCGCAATTTGGTAG